One genomic region from Bacillus aquiflavi encodes:
- a CDS encoding S1 domain-containing RNA-binding protein, whose amino-acid sequence MSIEVGSKLQGKVTGITNFGAFVELPEGSTGLVHISEVADNYVKDINDHLKVGDQVEVKVINVEKDGKIGLSIKKAKERSESQHSQRSRQGRQNDYRAKESFEAKMSRFLKESEDRLSSLKRNTESKRGGRGARRG is encoded by the coding sequence ATGTCAATCGAAGTAGGAAGCAAGTTGCAGGGTAAAGTAACAGGCATTACTAATTTTGGAGCGTTTGTGGAGCTTCCAGAAGGCTCAACGGGACTCGTTCATATCAGTGAAGTTGCCGACAATTATGTAAAAGATATTAACGATCATTTAAAAGTCGGCGATCAAGTTGAAGTGAAGGTCATTAATGTTGAGAAGGACGGTAAAATCGGTTTATCTATTAAAAAGGCAAAAGAGAGAAGTGAGTCACAACATTCACAACGTTCACGTCAAGGAAGACAAAACGACTATCGAGCTAAAGAAAGCTTTGAAGCAAAGATGTCAAGATTTCTTAAAGAAAGTGAAGATCGTTTGTCTTCTTTAAAACGTAACACTGAGTCTAAACGCGGGGGCAGAGGTGCTAGACGAGGCTAA